A genomic segment from Clostridium pasteurianum BC1 encodes:
- a CDS encoding helix-turn-helix domain-containing protein yields the protein MLTKDQEELVTLLIQGEKITDIAKKLNKARSTIYEWMKLDDINNELDRRKQELAHQGNNYIMRDLYTYIDNIKELADDKSDKRVCLAANQYLINRIYGNPTAVIDTNSDDVNENVNENELELELKRFKQIRKVK from the coding sequence TTGCTAACTAAAGATCAAGAAGAGCTAGTCACATTACTTATACAGGGTGAGAAAATAACTGATATTGCAAAGAAGCTTAATAAAGCTAGAAGTACTATTTATGAGTGGATGAAATTAGATGATATTAACAATGAACTGGACAGACGCAAGCAAGAGTTAGCACACCAAGGAAACAACTACATCATGAGAGATTTATATACTTATATAGACAATATTAAGGAACTTGCTGACGATAAGAGCGATAAACGCGTGTGCCTTGCTGCTAACCAATATCTTATAAATAGAATATATGGTAATCCAACTGCTGTTATTGATACCAATAGTGATGATGTAAACGAAAATGTAAATGAGAATGAGCTAGAATTAGAGTTAAAAAGGTTCAAACAAATAAGAAAAGTGAAGTAA
- the ssb gene encoding single-stranded DNA-binding protein, giving the protein MNRVVLIGRLTKDPDLKFTPGSGNAVCTFTLAVDRNFTDKNTGKREADFVPIVVWNKIGESAANYLTKGKLAGISGRIQTRNYEAKDGHRVYITEVVADEVQFLEWDKKPVDGEINNQGGKVLEPVKNIDTEYGDITPIDDGDIPF; this is encoded by the coding sequence ATGAATAGAGTTGTTTTAATAGGTAGGCTCACAAAGGATCCAGACTTGAAATTTACCCCGGGAAGTGGTAATGCAGTATGTACTTTTACCTTAGCTGTAGATAGGAATTTCACCGACAAAAATACAGGAAAAAGAGAAGCTGATTTTGTACCTATAGTGGTATGGAATAAGATAGGTGAGTCAGCTGCAAACTACCTGACAAAAGGAAAGCTTGCCGGAATTTCGGGGAGAATACAGACAAGAAATTATGAAGCTAAAGACGGTCATAGAGTTTATATTACTGAGGTTGTAGCTGATGAAGTCCAGTTCCTTGAATGGGATAAGAAGCCAGTTGATGGAGAGATAAATAATCAAGGCGGCAAAGTCCTTGAACCAGTAAAGAATATTGATACTGAGTACGGAGATATTACTCCGATAGATGATGGAGACATACCGTTTTAG
- a CDS encoding ERCC4 domain-containing protein — protein MHYKFSETEIKKLLKENFMILYDTREQINGHILDYFDKKKVPYKKKKIDEGDYTAIITKRPDMGIYRDLYFPVAVERKNSIDELAGNLAEETDTHDDVRLIRELQRAKTKGIKIYLIIEDKNGMENIKTGNYRSLYTPKALLGRLSSIQDLYLYDTIFTERINSGFEIYRKLYYSVRNFLKELDMDISPEAESYE, from the coding sequence ATGCATTACAAATTTTCAGAAACAGAAATCAAGAAGCTTCTTAAGGAAAACTTCATGATTTTATATGATACCAGAGAGCAAATTAATGGTCATATCCTAGATTACTTTGATAAAAAGAAGGTCCCATATAAAAAGAAAAAGATTGATGAAGGAGACTACACTGCAATAATCACTAAGCGCCCGGATATGGGAATCTACAGAGATTTATATTTTCCAGTGGCAGTAGAACGCAAAAATTCCATAGATGAACTTGCCGGAAATCTTGCCGAAGAAACTGACACGCATGATGATGTAAGACTTATCAGAGAACTTCAAAGAGCAAAGACCAAAGGCATTAAGATTTATTTAATCATTGAAGATAAGAACGGTATGGAGAATATAAAGACAGGCAATTACAGGAGTCTATATACTCCAAAAGCTCTTTTAGGAAGGCTATCAAGTATACAGGACCTATATTTATATGACACCATATTCACTGAAAGAATCAACTCAGGTTTTGAGATTTACAGGAAACTTTACTATAGTGTCAGGAATTTCTTAAAGGAATTGGATATGGATATAAGCCCAGAGGCGGAAAGCTATGAGTGA
- a CDS encoding AAA family ATPase has product MQVNINKIAIKGFKGYVDECEFVLGKRTLVSGDNGLGKSSIGEAIAWAITGCDINGNEKATARLVNDKKPKLTEVVLDLEIDGTPQTLIRRKKGSSNEIYLNDVKVANNDISRDLYKSKDVFLSILNPYYFPNLAPKDAKNLLSSILKPISKEDIFAELGDFLKEKLEKNKFRTPETFLTDKRAELKDQEENIIFLEGVIEGAKPIDIPERKSFADTELKNLREQLKSLESVSKDPNFDRLERKKRDLELELLKGYLDIKPIEGTKWLRAEKDSLLKRFRDIEAKTSNIGKNVVTCDNCGNEIDLNATLKVSLEKELNEVKAEGIAKKKEIDELEKENEITKAENMKVVQEWEIGLKYQIETIQKEISNLAAEKSKEEESRKEKITSIKAKVLELDEEERRIFAHNSNIEALEKQNEKIKHDIEKSKREIENSKLKIAELKVAIDAGKQYNSIKLKKQTEIIGKYLDKVELQFEKLTKDGELKDDFKILYEGREFNKLSNAEKIKAGLEMSNFVSNMMDLHFPVFIDNAESITVIQELDTQMIMAKVVEGQELKVEVLK; this is encoded by the coding sequence ATGCAGGTAAATATAAATAAGATAGCCATAAAAGGCTTTAAGGGCTACGTAGACGAATGCGAATTTGTCTTAGGTAAAAGAACACTGGTAAGTGGCGATAACGGTCTAGGAAAGTCTAGCATAGGTGAAGCTATAGCGTGGGCTATAACTGGTTGTGATATTAACGGAAATGAAAAGGCTACAGCAAGGCTTGTTAATGATAAAAAGCCTAAGTTGACTGAGGTGGTACTTGATCTTGAGATAGATGGAACACCACAAACTTTAATCAGAAGAAAGAAAGGTTCCAGTAATGAGATTTACTTGAATGACGTTAAAGTGGCCAACAATGATATCTCAAGGGACTTGTATAAGAGCAAAGATGTTTTCCTCAGTATATTAAATCCTTATTACTTTCCTAATTTAGCTCCAAAAGATGCAAAGAATCTTTTATCCAGTATCTTAAAGCCAATAAGCAAGGAAGACATATTTGCAGAGCTTGGAGACTTCTTAAAGGAGAAATTAGAAAAGAATAAGTTTAGAACTCCTGAAACTTTTCTTACAGATAAGAGAGCAGAATTAAAAGACCAGGAGGAAAATATCATCTTCCTAGAGGGGGTCATCGAAGGGGCTAAACCTATAGATATTCCTGAAAGAAAAAGTTTTGCTGATACAGAATTAAAGAATCTTAGAGAGCAGCTTAAAAGTTTAGAATCAGTATCTAAAGATCCTAATTTTGATAGACTGGAAAGAAAAAAAAGAGATTTAGAATTAGAACTTTTAAAAGGTTACCTTGATATAAAGCCTATAGAGGGTACTAAGTGGCTGAGAGCAGAGAAAGACAGTTTACTTAAAAGATTTAGAGATATTGAAGCCAAAACATCTAATATTGGTAAAAACGTGGTTACTTGTGATAACTGTGGTAATGAAATAGATCTTAATGCAACTCTAAAGGTTAGTTTAGAAAAAGAATTAAACGAGGTAAAGGCTGAGGGCATAGCCAAGAAAAAAGAGATAGATGAACTTGAAAAAGAAAATGAAATTACAAAAGCAGAGAATATGAAAGTAGTCCAGGAATGGGAAATAGGTCTTAAATATCAAATAGAGACTATTCAAAAAGAAATAAGTAACCTTGCAGCAGAAAAATCAAAAGAGGAAGAATCCAGAAAAGAGAAAATCACATCAATAAAAGCAAAAGTATTAGAGCTTGATGAGGAAGAGAGAAGAATTTTTGCTCATAACTCAAATATAGAAGCTCTTGAAAAGCAGAATGAAAAAATCAAGCATGATATAGAAAAATCCAAGAGAGAAATTGAAAACTCCAAGCTAAAAATAGCAGAATTAAAAGTTGCTATAGATGCCGGTAAGCAGTACAACTCTATAAAACTTAAAAAGCAAACTGAGATTATAGGTAAGTACCTAGATAAAGTAGAGTTGCAATTTGAAAAATTAACCAAAGATGGAGAGCTTAAAGATGATTTTAAAATCCTATATGAAGGTAGAGAATTCAATAAGTTATCTAATGCAGAAAAAATAAAGGCTGGCCTTGAAATGAGTAACTTTGTTTCAAATATGATGGATTTACATTTTCCAGTGTTCATTGATAATGCAGAGAGCATTACAGTTATACAGGAATTAGATACACAAATGATTATGGCTAAAGTAGTTGAAGGCCAAGAATTGAAAGTTGAGGTGCTTAAATAA
- a CDS encoding CHC2 zinc finger domain-containing protein has protein sequence MEIQDIDLKELIERETGEHFNRQGYVRCPFHNEKTPSLSVKFFPDANKEKFKCFGCDEVGDAIDFIMKLRNLNYVEAREYLGLTVEKSIYEIQTEKVKSYIEWQIEKCDFRKGQKLLGLFEFVNEKNEVVYYKAKLLKPDEKKDLSYYHVEDDKVINKRGTDELIYNYHSVLEGIEDKKIVIICEGEKDANKLSSVLKKDKYVATSIKGCKDLSILEGAKIYVCSDTGEAGEKYKWHIYNELFACAKAFKFINLPGIKNLGDNKDVTDWLDAGHDKFDLLKAFGRSLDLKSEYELQQNKDGIYKTAYKGKGEEAEKYKKYIANFRLLEATRINFVDDNKEGIKLVFKSSTGETITREGPSTVFDDLRSFKNFLGTIDLNFKGKVEELGDFKEWVNNYFALEVEEIHEGAGFIQKDEKLIFITNDGTIDNGNVLKNIKADAKDNIDVIGIAPIEKEELKEIRKHIFKFATPEKTISIIGTVINNLAVYQNQKMKEKLHHLLIVGESGSGKSTITENVIIPILNYPRKAKEAIGSGKPFSIIKGLSTGNYTKIYEEFKPSKMDRYTISKISDILRNLYDRDTISRGNKSLRVDYYQLIRPVIIVGEESYPNQEKALIERSCIVYLGKREREEKHTEAMKWITENEEILSKFGRSLIDIVLSLSLDQYREMRNAAESNIKGLKDRPLCTAVNICCGIEIFNILLKQNNIAPINNYYNHIITNIKSEILQGGEEAHSVVEGMLTLYNDLIEDGRAYEYEKVVRCRGDGVFIKTTEMLNQINEYINRVGNNDITSLGVRDFRKQAAKSGYLEGTSNKVIKIDNKPVKFDTYSKELLKKLNVNSIVPPDYIDVTSMDDNVIPFK, from the coding sequence TTGGAAATACAGGATATAGATTTAAAAGAACTTATAGAAAGAGAAACAGGAGAACATTTTAATCGGCAGGGATACGTAAGGTGTCCCTTCCATAATGAGAAAACACCCTCACTTTCAGTTAAGTTTTTCCCGGATGCCAATAAAGAGAAATTTAAGTGCTTTGGCTGTGATGAAGTTGGGGACGCTATAGATTTCATCATGAAGCTTAGAAACTTAAACTATGTTGAAGCCAGGGAGTACCTGGGGCTGACAGTAGAGAAAAGTATCTACGAGATACAGACTGAAAAAGTTAAGTCTTATATTGAATGGCAAATAGAAAAGTGTGACTTTAGAAAAGGTCAAAAGCTTCTTGGTTTATTTGAATTTGTAAATGAGAAAAATGAAGTTGTATATTATAAAGCAAAATTATTAAAACCTGACGAAAAGAAAGATTTATCTTACTATCATGTAGAAGATGATAAGGTAATCAATAAACGTGGAACAGATGAACTCATATATAACTATCACAGCGTTTTGGAGGGCATTGAAGATAAAAAGATAGTAATTATATGTGAGGGTGAAAAAGATGCCAACAAACTTAGCAGTGTGCTTAAAAAGGATAAGTATGTTGCTACAAGTATTAAAGGCTGTAAAGACCTTTCTATTTTAGAAGGTGCTAAAATTTATGTTTGCAGCGATACTGGTGAAGCTGGAGAAAAATACAAGTGGCATATATACAATGAACTATTTGCGTGTGCCAAGGCATTTAAATTTATTAATCTTCCGGGTATAAAGAATTTAGGTGACAACAAAGATGTTACGGACTGGTTAGATGCTGGACATGATAAGTTTGATTTACTGAAGGCTTTTGGTAGATCATTAGATTTAAAATCAGAATACGAATTGCAGCAAAATAAAGATGGAATATATAAAACAGCTTATAAGGGTAAGGGTGAAGAAGCTGAAAAATATAAAAAATATATTGCCAATTTTAGATTACTTGAGGCTACCAGAATAAATTTTGTTGATGATAACAAAGAAGGAATTAAGCTAGTTTTTAAATCTTCTACAGGAGAAACCATAACTAGGGAAGGGCCTTCTACTGTATTTGATGATTTAAGGAGCTTTAAAAATTTTCTAGGGACTATAGATCTGAATTTTAAAGGCAAAGTTGAAGAACTAGGAGATTTTAAAGAGTGGGTAAATAATTATTTTGCTTTGGAAGTAGAAGAGATTCATGAGGGAGCAGGTTTTATTCAAAAAGATGAAAAGCTAATTTTCATAACAAATGATGGCACTATTGATAATGGAAATGTACTGAAAAATATAAAGGCTGATGCAAAAGACAATATAGATGTTATTGGAATAGCTCCTATAGAAAAAGAGGAATTAAAGGAAATTAGGAAACACATTTTTAAATTTGCTACACCTGAAAAAACAATAAGTATTATAGGCACAGTTATAAATAACTTAGCAGTATACCAAAATCAAAAAATGAAGGAAAAGTTGCATCATTTATTAATTGTAGGCGAGAGCGGGAGCGGTAAATCTACTATAACTGAAAATGTTATAATCCCAATTCTCAATTATCCAAGAAAAGCAAAAGAAGCTATAGGTTCTGGTAAACCATTCAGTATTATAAAGGGATTGAGCACAGGGAATTATACAAAAATATATGAAGAGTTTAAGCCTTCAAAAATGGATAGATATACAATATCAAAAATATCGGATATATTAAGAAACCTATATGATAGAGATACTATTTCTAGGGGGAATAAGTCTCTAAGAGTCGACTATTATCAGCTTATAAGGCCAGTAATTATAGTTGGTGAAGAAAGTTATCCAAACCAAGAAAAGGCCCTTATAGAAAGAAGTTGTATAGTGTATCTTGGAAAAAGGGAAAGAGAAGAAAAACACACTGAAGCTATGAAATGGATAACTGAAAATGAAGAGATTCTTAGTAAATTTGGTAGAAGTTTAATTGATATTGTTTTGAGTTTATCCTTGGATCAATACAGGGAAATGAGAAATGCAGCTGAATCAAATATAAAAGGATTAAAAGATAGACCTTTGTGTACTGCAGTCAATATATGCTGCGGAATTGAAATATTTAATATTTTACTTAAACAAAATAATATAGCTCCAATAAATAATTATTATAATCATATAATCACAAATATTAAATCTGAAATTCTTCAGGGTGGAGAAGAAGCTCATTCCGTAGTAGAAGGTATGCTTACTTTGTATAACGATTTAATAGAAGATGGCAGAGCCTATGAGTATGAAAAAGTTGTTAGATGCAGAGGTGACGGAGTGTTTATAAAAACGACAGAAATGCTTAATCAAATTAATGAATATATAAACAGAGTTGGCAACAACGATATTACATCCTTGGGCGTAAGAGATTTCAGGAAACAGGCGGCAAAATCCGGATATTTAGAGGGAACATCCAACAAAGTTATTAAAATTGATAATAAGCCAGTCAAATTTGATACTTATAGTAAAGAATTGTTAAAAAAATTAAATGTCAATTCTATAGTTCCTCCAGATTATATAGATGTAACAAGCATGGATGATAATGTAATTCCGTTCAAATAA
- the bet gene encoding phage recombination protein Bet gives MRNDNTDVLAMGRVEYEVNGTQIKLTSTIVKKYLVSGDPTRVTDEEVGVFLQLCKGQKLNPFLREAYLVKFGNKPAAMIVGKDTFTKRELRNQDSEGHEAGIIVVNLKKEVEQRSGTFYLKGQETLVGGWAKAYRKNKKFPTEITVTLDEYIGKKADGTINSNWTQRPATMIRKVALVQALREAYPEEFEGLYVAEEMNVDDKDLSTDPVDVEKEIEKENEAPEQPKPVQKEQKQYLMQLGAQKGLVTGEGKEADVSKLEALANEHKISLRGLTYDSANTLLKLVEEYTEVVDVEVTPVNDDPGTDAPPEDIDDADPF, from the coding sequence ATGAGAAATGATAATACTGATGTTTTAGCAATGGGCAGAGTTGAGTATGAAGTTAATGGAACTCAAATAAAGTTAACTTCTACTATAGTAAAAAAGTATTTAGTAAGTGGTGATCCAACACGAGTTACAGATGAAGAAGTAGGAGTTTTCCTTCAATTATGCAAAGGTCAAAAATTAAATCCATTCTTAAGAGAAGCATATCTAGTAAAATTCGGCAATAAGCCAGCAGCCATGATAGTTGGCAAAGATACTTTTACCAAGAGAGAATTAAGAAATCAAGATAGTGAAGGCCATGAGGCAGGAATAATAGTTGTTAATCTAAAAAAAGAGGTTGAGCAGAGAAGCGGAACATTCTATCTTAAAGGCCAAGAAACACTAGTTGGTGGATGGGCCAAAGCTTATAGAAAAAATAAAAAATTTCCTACTGAAATTACAGTTACATTAGATGAATATATAGGAAAAAAAGCAGATGGCACGATAAATTCTAACTGGACCCAAAGACCGGCAACGATGATAAGAAAGGTTGCATTAGTACAGGCTCTTAGAGAAGCTTATCCGGAAGAATTTGAAGGCTTATATGTAGCTGAGGAAATGAATGTTGATGATAAAGATTTAAGTACAGATCCAGTAGACGTAGAAAAGGAAATTGAAAAAGAAAATGAGGCCCCAGAGCAGCCAAAACCAGTTCAGAAAGAACAGAAACAATATTTAATGCAGCTAGGAGCTCAAAAAGGATTAGTAACAGGCGAAGGCAAGGAAGCAGATGTGTCTAAGCTTGAAGCACTGGCAAATGAACACAAAATAAGTCTTAGAGGTCTAACCTACGATAGTGCAAACACTCTTCTAAAGTTAGTTGAAGAATACACTGAGGTTGTAGATGTAGAAGTAACTCCTGTAAATGATGATCCTGGTACTGACGCACCACCCGAAGACATTGATGACGCAGATCCATTTTAA
- a CDS encoding tyrosine-type recombinase/integrase, with protein MQYNITYRKKDNGWQYIISYKDNLGKWKQKSKQGFPLNKEGKQAAKDAALVTVDELKLKSCIVEHNECDKMSFKEFGEKFIKHETLYKTANTISSHYSSLKKFSSLYDLSLPEITNLDVQNCIDLLVNKKLKASTIKWHLSNIKLIFAYAKEKYKLIQENPASNIDIPVDENTSEKTALTITQLEDLLKKIQYKPFFLMSLLAAKCGLRIGEIVGLRWSDIDEPRSILQVSLQWKKIDSNKYGLGKLKTNNSKREVPIPVVVMDELMKFKKENPINFDNRIFKNKSLVGISSDLSRNYKKAGYSITVHELRHTYATMLISHGVDFKTAAKLLGHDIKQTMNTYSHVTSDMIENASKKINTIF; from the coding sequence ATGCAATACAATATAACCTATAGAAAGAAAGACAATGGATGGCAATACATTATCAGTTACAAAGATAATTTGGGAAAATGGAAACAGAAATCGAAACAAGGCTTCCCTTTGAACAAAGAGGGAAAACAGGCTGCAAAAGATGCCGCTCTAGTAACAGTAGACGAACTAAAATTAAAGAGTTGTATTGTTGAACATAATGAATGTGACAAAATGAGTTTTAAAGAATTTGGGGAAAAGTTCATTAAGCATGAAACTTTATATAAAACAGCTAATACAATAAGTTCTCACTACAGTTCTTTGAAAAAATTCTCTTCTCTCTATGATCTTTCTTTACCAGAAATTACGAATCTAGATGTTCAAAACTGCATTGACTTGCTTGTAAACAAAAAATTAAAAGCTTCCACTATAAAATGGCATTTATCCAATATAAAACTTATATTCGCCTATGCAAAAGAAAAATATAAGCTTATACAGGAAAATCCAGCATCCAATATTGATATACCTGTAGACGAAAATACAAGTGAGAAAACTGCATTGACTATAACTCAATTAGAAGATTTGTTAAAAAAAATACAATATAAACCTTTTTTCTTAATGTCTCTTTTGGCTGCAAAATGTGGCTTAAGGATAGGAGAAATTGTTGGTCTGAGATGGTCAGATATTGACGAACCAAGGTCTATTCTACAAGTATCGCTTCAATGGAAGAAAATTGATAGCAATAAATATGGATTAGGAAAATTAAAAACTAATAATTCTAAAAGGGAAGTCCCTATTCCTGTAGTGGTTATGGATGAACTTATGAAATTTAAAAAAGAAAATCCTATTAATTTTGATAATAGAATTTTTAAAAATAAATCACTTGTAGGGATATCGTCTGACTTGAGTAGAAATTATAAAAAAGCTGGGTATAGTATAACAGTGCACGAATTAAGACATACTTATGCTACCATGTTGATAAGTCATGGTGTTGACTTTAAAACCGCCGCAAAGCTGCTAGGACATGATATTAAACAAACCATGAATACTTATTCTCACGTAACATCTGACATGATAGAAAATGCGTCAAAAAAAATCAATACAATATTTTAA
- a CDS encoding ribonuclease H-like domain-containing protein, producing the protein MIIRNNTIKVEQIDKSLVLSIEDKNELYKNSLFFDLEHYVYKKPICIGVFGCSYYDDDKRELFVTQYMIEDKKDSEEIISKIEEYFIKYKNSYEKKYIVTFSGNNDFTVLRYLFKERNIYFDIDSEFIHIDLQKQYEKEKKEGIGLKNLEKIFEIERESAVISGSNLAKTISKIIKDKDYFSRMPEEKKDKILLYNEQDVVSLFYILTNWKKYIVHEE; encoded by the coding sequence GTGATTATAAGAAATAATACCATAAAGGTTGAACAAATTGATAAGAGTTTAGTACTAAGCATTGAAGATAAGAATGAACTATATAAAAATTCTCTGTTTTTTGATTTGGAGCACTATGTATATAAAAAGCCTATATGTATAGGAGTTTTTGGCTGCTCCTATTATGATGATGATAAAAGAGAATTATTTGTAACACAATATATGATAGAGGATAAAAAAGATTCTGAAGAAATTATCTCTAAGATAGAAGAATATTTTATAAAATATAAAAACAGTTATGAAAAGAAGTATATAGTCACTTTCTCTGGAAATAATGATTTTACAGTATTAAGATATTTATTCAAAGAAAGAAATATATATTTTGATATAGATTCAGAGTTTATTCATATAGATTTACAAAAGCAGTATGAAAAAGAGAAAAAAGAGGGAATTGGACTTAAAAATTTAGAAAAAATCTTTGAAATAGAGAGAGAAAGTGCAGTGATAAGTGGTTCTAATCTAGCAAAGACCATAAGTAAAATTATAAAGGATAAAGATTATTTTTCCAGAATGCCTGAGGAGAAAAAAGATAAAATACTCCTTTATAATGAACAGGATGTAGTAAGTCTCTTCTATATATTGACTAATTGGAAGAAATATATAGTACATGAGGAATGA
- a CDS encoding HD domain-containing protein translates to MKDIKVVKEQIINLLSNVKRENIDKVAKYLVEGDFFTAPASTRFHGNFSGGLAEHSLNVYELFKRKNEIYDFGLSYDTVTISSLLHDICKVNFYTVYDKNVNIAKAGEKPKWIKTPAYGVNDLMPIGHGDKSVILLQQFIKLTKEEVILIRWHMGGYEAKENLNTISNAWNMYKAGVALHTADLESSYILEDHFEPGEDSNQVKFKQ, encoded by the coding sequence ATGAAAGACATAAAGGTAGTTAAAGAACAAATAATAAATCTTTTGAGTAATGTCAAAAGAGAAAATATAGATAAGGTTGCTAAATATTTGGTAGAGGGCGATTTTTTTACCGCCCCCGCTTCAACCAGATTCCATGGAAATTTTTCAGGAGGACTTGCAGAACATAGTCTTAATGTCTACGAATTATTCAAAAGAAAAAATGAAATATATGATTTTGGACTAAGCTATGACACGGTTACAATTTCTTCACTGCTCCATGATATTTGCAAAGTAAATTTTTACACAGTTTACGATAAGAATGTTAATATCGCAAAAGCAGGAGAAAAACCAAAATGGATTAAAACACCAGCATATGGGGTTAATGATTTAATGCCTATAGGACATGGCGATAAGAGTGTTATATTGCTTCAACAATTTATAAAACTAACTAAAGAAGAAGTTATCCTTATCCGTTGGCATATGGGTGGCTATGAAGCCAAGGAGAATTTAAATACTATAAGTAATGCATGGAATATGTATAAAGCTGGTGTTGCTCTTCATACAGCAGATTTAGAGTCTAGTTATATATTAGAAGATCACTTTGAACCAGGTGAAGATAGTAACCAAGTTAAATTTAAACAATGA
- a CDS encoding PilW family protein codes for MKVVIDMKNQIKRKGCSLIELIAVMAILTIAYGIIFEIFTTQTRIYSNEMVRNDVQNSARLCLSSISDSIQLASYSKENINIMKQQNTFDGLGQCTQIVSVNNGEYTYVINNRRLFKYVNSTNYTMISGNVDDITITQNNIYEIDVNITGKHFYTEVSLRSIEMEVQ; via the coding sequence ATGAAAGTAGTGATTGATATGAAAAATCAGATTAAAAGAAAGGGCTGTTCACTTATAGAACTAATTGCTGTAATGGCCATACTTACTATTGCATATGGAATTATATTTGAGATTTTTACTACACAGACAAGGATATACAGTAACGAGATGGTAAGAAATGATGTGCAGAATTCGGCAAGATTGTGTTTGAGTAGTATAAGTGACAGCATACAATTGGCTTCATATTCTAAAGAAAATATAAATATAATGAAACAACAAAATACATTTGACGGATTAGGCCAATGCACACAGATTGTAAGTGTAAATAATGGTGAATATACCTATGTTATAAATAACAGAAGACTCTTCAAATATGTAAATAGTACAAATTATACAATGATTTCCGGTAATGTGGATGATATAACTATAACCCAAAATAATATTTATGAAATAGATGTAAATATAACAGGAAAACATTTTTATACTGAAGTTTCCTTAAGAAGTATTGAAATGGAGGTGCAGTAA
- a CDS encoding helix-turn-helix domain-containing protein, with the protein MNGYNIKKIREEKHITINKLAELAGMSVGYLSDIENNKKKNPTIDKIEKIADALGITIKELLTTEEQLNYTIDTIKNIHNIVKEGLENSSYVVDNKNNLILEPFYDVEFTETERSEIVQYMKYLLSKRKR; encoded by the coding sequence ATGAATGGATATAATATAAAAAAAATTAGAGAAGAAAAGCATATTACTATTAATAAACTAGCTGAATTAGCTGGCATGTCTGTAGGATATCTGAGTGACATAGAAAATAATAAGAAAAAGAATCCAACGATAGATAAAATTGAAAAAATTGCAGATGCGCTTGGAATTACAATAAAAGAATTGTTAACTACTGAGGAACAGTTGAACTATACTATTGATACTATAAAGAACATACATAATATTGTTAAAGAAGGTTTAGAAAATAGTTCATATGTAGTGGATAATAAAAACAATTTAATACTAGAACCTTTTTATGATGTAGAATTTACCGAAACTGAAAGGTCCGAAATAGTTCAATATATGAAGTACTTATTGTCGAAAAGAAAACGATAG
- a CDS encoding helix-turn-helix transcriptional regulator, translated as MNRIKEFRQSIGMTVKELSLASGVAVGYISDIENDNMNETNPTKLVMEKISSALGKTVPEIFYEGVKSCG; from the coding sequence ATGAACAGAATAAAAGAATTTAGACAGTCTATAGGGATGACAGTAAAGGAATTATCATTAGCATCTGGTGTGGCCGTGGGGTATATAAGTGATATAGAAAATGACAATATGAATGAGACTAATCCAACAAAATTGGTAATGGAAAAAATATCAAGCGCTTTAGGGAAAACAGTGCCTGAAATATTTTATGAGGGGGTCAAGAGTTGTGGATAA